Proteins encoded within one genomic window of Leptolyngbya sp. SIO1E4:
- a CDS encoding DUF1902 domain-containing protein: protein MTQPSTLQINAFWDADAAVWVATSDDVPGLATEAESFESLQRKLRSVVPELLVLNQVIAEDYKGPISFELTSHTRETVEVASVPIAP, encoded by the coding sequence ATGACACAACCAAGTACTTTGCAAATCAATGCCTTCTGGGATGCCGACGCAGCCGTTTGGGTTGCGACTAGCGATGATGTTCCAGGTCTTGCTACCGAAGCAGAGTCTTTCGAGTCCTTGCAACGAAAGTTGCGATCAGTTGTGCCAGAATTGCTAGTCCTCAATCAAGTCATTGCAGAAGACTACAAAGGCCCCATTTCATTTGAATTGACTAGCCATACGCGAGAGACAGTCGAGGTCGCATCTGTTCCGATAGCACCCTAG
- a CDS encoding XisI protein: MADINHYRQLIQALLEDYSSVDFNNPDLETETVFDTQRDHYQVVHVGWSNKRRVYGCVLHLDIKDGKIWIQHDGTEGGIALELVKQGVPKHDIVLGFHSPFKRQFTEFAVG, encoded by the coding sequence ATGGCAGACATAAACCACTATCGCCAGCTTATCCAAGCACTCCTGGAAGACTACAGCAGCGTTGACTTCAACAACCCAGACCTGGAGACCGAGACAGTCTTCGACACCCAGCGCGACCATTACCAGGTTGTCCATGTCGGCTGGTCCAACAAACGTCGTGTCTACGGCTGCGTCCTTCACCTTGATATCAAAGACGGCAAAATCTGGATTCAACACGATGGAACTGAAGGCGGCATCGCCCTCGAACTCGTCAAACAGGGCGTCCCCAAACACGACATCGTCCTCGGCTTCCACTCCCCCTTCAAACGCCAGTTCACCGAATTCGCCGTAGGCTAA
- a CDS encoding NACHT domain-containing protein yields the protein MFGLDNLMDMLFDTAMESISRNERIIKLLKRLNLDPDHPPEDFGSVYQYALVEYGVGKPRPVLEIFRQDEIQQLFREALEHNTPSRLLKHGEAFLAGHALQTELHANQINVRREFYEFAAVFIEVAKRTRTPAEILTNQKLESLHRQIGTLQERLNRLPTLEGMRTEMARLAAQDALALPGTASFSAERCQAFALAQQMRGWFETLGYRFETHEVWEADYFEWIINVSVWRSRYIRILVRGVDGEVGLADVNALKQAIEHHKVDEGWLVSDRRIARAARDEVTKPENDHLGCYTLDELLDQDANFSSYLNWLESEIQKRGIDQNYVPLACLKEEVDPDTQQRIGVSRYDDRDGWIEGYIDRWLDDPAKEHISVLGEFGTGKTWFALHYAWKALQRYREAQRRGLDRPRLPLVVPLRDYAKAVSVESLFSEFFFRKHEIPIPGYSAFEQLNRMGKLLLIFDGFDEMAARVDRQQMINNFWELAKVVVPGAKVILTCRTEHFPEAREGRALLNSELQASTKDLTGETPQFEVLELEKFNDEQIRQVLSHQAQPATVEQIMGNPELLDLARRPVLTELILEALPDIEAGKPVDMSRVYLYAVRHKMERDIKAERTFTSMADKLYFMCEVSWEMLSTDRMSINYREFPDRIRKLFGSAVEEQKDLDHWHYDMMGQTMLIRNAEGDYTPAHRSLLEFFVAYKLAAELNILAPDFSEIADLSYFTDQGGLNRTFGKEVLEKAVIDLILPMFDSKEVSQEKLLNLILDTRSKPVSTVGYVAGNAATLLLKLNNSALANLDLSRTIIIGGDFTRAILRETNFSYATFDHNNFAQSFGAVFSVSFNADSSLLASGHLNGEICLWDSTGRKLTSHLGHADLIRSVVFSPNSKILATGSYDKSIKLWDISSRALLGENCIRTLKGHNRPVRSVSFSPDGKILASGSEDHTLVLWNVATGECLNKLSLGTSGYMRSVVFGKDGKTIASSGDDYTVILWDFHTGNILRKLSGHKNWVKSIAFHPYEDLLVSGSQDGTAKLWNVSTGECIQTFIGHRGQINSVDFSKNGDFFASASSDSTVRLWNIKSGQCLQILKGHTTWVQSVSFHAENRILASGSQDNSIRIWDVHEGRCIDILQSFVDWVEAIKLSPNGKIIAISSQTFPLQNYEVELWDIHGEDCARLLSGHANPVLSIDFTYDGKILASGSSDHTVKMWNVETGNCIRTLLGHSDVINTLAFSSMDEILATGSEDETVKIWDINTGNCIKTLYGYTGQIKRVFFTSDSKFLFSTSEDCILRIWNCESWECVKLIEGDPNWIRSFSMHPSGNFFATGSDDYVARIWNANSGECIKIFQGHNAQVKRVSFSNDGQILATGSDDCLVKIWDISRGKCLATFEGHFSSIRSIQFDVRGDKIISADENGLIKIWDIQSVSCIRTLKRSKPYQGMKITGVKGLNGAVMKTLKSLGAIEN from the coding sequence GTGTTTGGTCTGGATAACCTGATGGATATGCTCTTCGATACGGCCATGGAGAGCATCAGCCGCAACGAACGCATCATCAAACTGCTCAAGCGACTCAATCTTGATCCAGACCATCCTCCGGAAGACTTTGGCAGCGTCTATCAATATGCGCTCGTAGAATATGGCGTGGGCAAACCGCGCCCCGTGCTGGAGATCTTCCGCCAGGATGAAATTCAGCAGCTCTTTCGCGAAGCACTGGAGCATAACACCCCCTCCAGATTGCTCAAGCATGGCGAAGCCTTTCTGGCTGGACACGCCTTGCAAACGGAACTGCACGCTAACCAGATCAATGTCCGCCGGGAGTTTTATGAGTTTGCCGCAGTCTTTATCGAAGTCGCCAAACGCACCCGCACCCCAGCGGAGATTCTCACCAACCAGAAGCTGGAATCGCTCCACCGCCAAATTGGCACCCTGCAAGAACGCTTAAATCGTCTGCCGACGTTGGAAGGGATGCGCACGGAGATGGCTCGACTCGCCGCCCAGGACGCTCTAGCTTTACCGGGAACTGCATCCTTCAGCGCAGAACGTTGTCAAGCCTTTGCTCTGGCCCAGCAGATGCGCGGCTGGTTTGAGACCTTGGGCTATCGCTTTGAAACCCATGAGGTCTGGGAAGCAGACTATTTCGAGTGGATTATCAATGTCTCAGTGTGGCGCAGTCGCTACATCCGGATTTTGGTGCGGGGTGTCGATGGCGAAGTGGGGCTCGCGGATGTGAATGCCCTGAAGCAGGCCATTGAGCATCACAAGGTGGATGAAGGGTGGTTAGTGAGCGATCGCCGCATCGCCCGAGCGGCCCGTGATGAAGTCACCAAACCTGAAAATGACCATTTAGGCTGCTACACCCTGGATGAACTGCTGGATCAAGATGCCAACTTCAGCAGCTATCTCAACTGGTTAGAGTCGGAGATTCAGAAACGAGGCATTGATCAAAACTATGTGCCCCTAGCCTGTCTTAAAGAGGAAGTAGATCCTGATACCCAGCAAAGAATTGGCGTCAGTCGTTACGACGATCGCGACGGCTGGATTGAGGGTTACATTGACCGCTGGCTAGACGATCCGGCCAAAGAACACATTTCTGTTCTTGGCGAGTTTGGGACGGGCAAAACCTGGTTCGCTCTGCACTATGCCTGGAAAGCTCTTCAGCGTTACCGGGAAGCGCAACGGCGAGGACTGGACCGTCCACGACTGCCCTTGGTGGTTCCGCTGCGGGATTATGCCAAGGCCGTCAGCGTGGAGTCGCTATTTTCAGAGTTTTTCTTCCGCAAGCATGAGATCCCCATCCCTGGCTACTCGGCGTTTGAGCAGCTCAATCGCATGGGCAAGCTCCTCCTGATTTTTGATGGCTTTGATGAAATGGCCGCCCGTGTGGATCGCCAGCAGATGATCAACAATTTCTGGGAACTGGCCAAGGTGGTGGTGCCTGGAGCCAAGGTCATCCTCACCTGCCGCACGGAGCATTTCCCCGAAGCCAGAGAAGGTCGCGCCCTGCTGAATTCAGAACTGCAAGCCTCCACCAAAGACTTGACCGGCGAAACGCCTCAGTTTGAAGTGCTGGAGTTGGAGAAGTTCAACGACGAGCAGATTCGGCAGGTGTTGTCTCACCAAGCGCAACCAGCCACAGTGGAGCAAATCATGGGCAATCCTGAGCTGCTTGACCTGGCCCGTCGCCCGGTACTGACAGAACTCATTTTGGAAGCACTGCCAGATATTGAAGCAGGCAAGCCGGTCGATATGTCGCGGGTGTATCTTTATGCCGTGCGTCACAAGATGGAGCGGGATATCAAGGCAGAGCGGACGTTTACGTCGATGGCGGACAAGCTCTATTTCATGTGTGAGGTGTCGTGGGAAATGCTTTCGACAGACCGCATGAGTATTAACTATCGGGAGTTTCCCGACCGCATTCGAAAGTTATTTGGATCTGCGGTTGAGGAACAAAAAGACCTCGACCATTGGCATTACGACATGATGGGGCAAACCATGTTAATTCGGAATGCAGAGGGAGATTATACGCCAGCCCATCGTTCATTACTTGAGTTCTTCGTTGCTTATAAGTTGGCTGCTGAACTTAACATTCTTGCACCTGATTTTTCAGAAATAGCCGATCTATCTTATTTCACAGATCAAGGCGGCTTAAATAGAACGTTTGGAAAGGAGGTTTTAGAAAAAGCAGTAATTGACCTTATATTGCCAATGTTTGATTCGAAGGAAGTAAGTCAGGAAAAATTACTAAATCTAATTCTAGATACTCGAAGTAAACCTGTCTCAACAGTTGGATACGTCGCTGGTAATGCCGCGACGCTCCTCTTAAAACTTAATAATTCAGCTTTAGCTAATCTTGATTTAAGTAGAACTATTATTATCGGTGGTGACTTTACTCGTGCCATTCTGAGGGAAACCAACTTTTCTTACGCAACTTTTGATCATAACAATTTTGCTCAATCTTTTGGTGCTGTATTCTCGGTATCATTTAATGCGGATAGTTCCCTGTTAGCAAGTGGTCATTTGAATGGGGAAATTTGTCTTTGGGATAGCACTGGAAGAAAGCTCACAAGTCACTTAGGTCATGCAGATCTTATCCGATCAGTTGTATTTAGTCCTAATAGTAAGATCCTTGCGACTGGAAGCTATGACAAGAGCATTAAACTCTGGGATATTTCAAGCAGGGCATTGCTTGGAGAAAATTGCATTAGGACATTAAAAGGACACAACAGGCCAGTACGCTCTGTATCTTTTAGTCCTGACGGAAAGATTCTCGCCAGTGGAAGTGAGGACCACACTTTAGTACTTTGGAATGTCGCAACTGGTGAGTGTCTCAATAAGCTATCTTTAGGGACTTCCGGCTATATGCGTTCTGTAGTTTTTGGCAAGGATGGAAAAACTATCGCCAGCAGTGGTGATGACTACACCGTCATACTCTGGGACTTTCACACAGGAAATATATTAAGGAAACTATCTGGTCATAAAAATTGGGTAAAGTCAATTGCCTTTCATCCTTATGAGGATCTACTCGTTAGCGGTAGTCAAGACGGTACCGCAAAACTATGGAACGTATCTACAGGTGAATGTATTCAAACCTTTATTGGGCATAGAGGGCAAATTAATTCAGTCGATTTTAGTAAAAATGGGGATTTCTTTGCTAGTGCGAGTAGTGATTCTACGGTTAGGTTATGGAATATCAAATCGGGACAATGTCTTCAAATTTTGAAAGGACATACAACTTGGGTACAATCCGTAAGTTTTCACGCTGAAAACCGCATTCTAGCTAGTGGTAGTCAAGACAATTCAATTCGAATTTGGGATGTTCATGAAGGGAGATGTATAGATATACTTCAGAGCTTTGTAGATTGGGTTGAGGCAATAAAACTAAGCCCGAACGGAAAAATAATAGCTATTAGCTCTCAAACTTTTCCTTTGCAAAATTATGAGGTAGAACTTTGGGATATACATGGAGAGGATTGCGCGCGTCTACTAAGCGGTCATGCTAATCCAGTGCTTTCTATTGACTTTACTTATGATGGTAAAATTCTCGCTAGTGGAAGCTCTGACCACACAGTTAAAATGTGGAATGTCGAAACTGGTAACTGCATAAGAACATTACTTGGACATAGTGATGTCATAAACACGCTTGCCTTTTCATCTATGGATGAGATCCTAGCTACGGGAAGCGAAGACGAAACAGTCAAAATATGGGATATTAACACTGGAAATTGTATTAAAACGCTGTATGGATATACGGGACAGATCAAGAGAGTATTCTTCACTTCGGATTCAAAATTTCTTTTTAGTACTAGCGAGGATTGCATTCTAAGAATCTGGAATTGTGAATCTTGGGAGTGTGTAAAGTTGATTGAGGGCGATCCGAATTGGATTCGGTCTTTTTCGATGCACCCGAGTGGTAATTTCTTCGCAACTGGTAGCGATGACTATGTCGCCAGAATTTGGAATGCAAATAGTGGTGAGTGCATAAAGATTTTTCAAGGTCATAATGCTCAGGTCAAAAGAGTTAGTTTCAGCAATGACGGTCAGATTCTTGCAACTGGCAGTGATGATTGTTTGGTGAAAATATGGGACATCAGTCGTGGCAAATGCTTGGCAACATTTGAAGGGCATTTTTCATCTATTCGTTCAATTCAATTTGATGTCAGAGGAGATAAGATTATTAGTGCCGATGAAAACGGATTAATTAAAATATGGGATATCCAAAGTGTCTCCTGCATCAGAACTTTGAAACGTTCTAAGCCATATCAGGGAATGAAGATTACTGGAGTTAAAGGTTTAAATGGAGCTGTCATGAAAACCCTAAAGTCTCTTGGAGCAATAGAGAATTAG
- a CDS encoding lysozyme, producing MTQTEAEDLLQWHIDKAAAEVDEWVEVPLAEHEKAALTDFTYNVGSNSLAHSTLLKKLNQGDKEATAREFGKWVHGDGQVLPGLVTRRQENEKMFRGK from the coding sequence ATCACTCAGACAGAAGCCGAAGACCTCCTCCAGTGGCACATAGATAAAGCTGCTGCCGAAGTTGACGAATGGGTTGAGGTGCCCCTAGCCGAGCACGAAAAGGCAGCTCTGACAGATTTCACCTACAACGTCGGGAGCAATAGCCTAGCCCACTCAACGCTCCTAAAAAAGCTCAACCAAGGCGACAAAGAAGCCACCGCGAGGGAATTTGGCAAATGGGTACATGGTGACGGGCAAGTTCTACCAGGACTGGTCACCCGTCGGCAAGAAAACGAAAAAATGTTTAGGGGCAAGTAG
- a CDS encoding caspase family protein, whose product MAVRKRWAFLVGINRYVDYGSLNYCVDDVLALEGLLKAANYTVWSLHDRLDEKDNDGNPNRLFPTEKNIRGRLADFCDLIQGGDKQGCDDLLLVYFACHGSRKFDGTPRLIARDTQQSLENEAIAVTEIEQRMKDSGAGCRMLMLDACQIGLGTRDLEARGTADPDLLRKIHEMARGYALLAASSDHQDAKEWGGMKHGVFSYYVLSGLSGEAGSQDRNYVTVTDLAGYVGLHMQQWAAEHQVRQVPRQRVEDNLGGFILIPEVDQPNLRAFKPPAPLSWSESSAQPVQNRGKTPAEIIECLWSLDYEPQCHSFKTNTRRSRRAAAFVVQAQDSRIQHWLVKRLVNQIPNVANAKVFPFLVPTHPMWKQRDFNELWLDLARKLQCPDDSTSVIDALVAVYQTKPIIIAMYGWSGIRRSQRLQQQVLSELWEPLVEAVGELSVQPLRSRIILFLAEQKDTVADRQATASQSTPSTVSAPIRLDPLTAITPEHLAEWMESDGVYPMLSQFVPEAYLGDLIDEEILEWSTDPVKAIEEICYLFKLENGIADLEVEWRLAG is encoded by the coding sequence ATGGCAGTTCGCAAGCGTTGGGCTTTTCTCGTTGGAATTAATCGTTATGTCGATTACGGTAGCCTTAACTATTGTGTTGACGACGTTCTGGCTTTAGAAGGGTTACTGAAAGCGGCAAATTATACCGTTTGGAGTTTGCACGATCGCCTAGATGAAAAAGACAACGACGGTAACCCTAACCGTCTTTTCCCCACTGAAAAGAATATTAGGGGCCGATTGGCTGATTTTTGCGACCTGATCCAAGGCGGCGATAAGCAAGGCTGTGATGACTTGCTACTGGTCTATTTTGCCTGCCACGGTAGTCGTAAATTTGATGGAACTCCTCGTTTAATTGCACGGGATACGCAACAGAGTTTGGAGAATGAAGCCATTGCTGTAACCGAAATTGAGCAGCGAATGAAGGACAGCGGTGCTGGATGCCGGATGCTAATGTTAGATGCCTGCCAGATTGGTTTAGGCACCCGTGATCTTGAGGCGCGCGGAACGGCTGACCCAGACCTACTGCGAAAAATTCATGAAATGGCGCGCGGATATGCCCTGCTTGCTGCCAGTAGTGACCACCAAGATGCCAAAGAATGGGGAGGTATGAAGCATGGTGTTTTTAGCTATTACGTTTTATCTGGGTTGAGCGGTGAAGCTGGCTCCCAGGACAGGAACTACGTTACGGTCACAGACTTAGCAGGCTACGTTGGCCTTCATATGCAGCAGTGGGCAGCGGAACACCAGGTTAGGCAGGTTCCCCGTCAGCGGGTTGAAGATAATTTGGGTGGTTTTATTCTGATTCCTGAGGTGGATCAACCGAATCTCAGAGCTTTCAAGCCACCGGCTCCGTTGTCTTGGTCTGAGAGTTCGGCTCAACCCGTTCAAAATCGGGGCAAAACACCTGCCGAGATCATTGAGTGCTTATGGTCTTTAGATTATGAGCCGCAGTGCCATTCCTTTAAGACCAACACGCGCCGATCTCGTCGAGCGGCGGCTTTTGTCGTACAAGCCCAAGATTCCCGAATCCAGCACTGGTTGGTAAAACGCTTGGTCAATCAGATTCCTAATGTTGCCAATGCTAAGGTGTTTCCCTTCTTAGTGCCGACCCATCCCATGTGGAAACAGCGTGACTTTAATGAGCTGTGGCTGGATTTGGCTCGTAAGTTACAGTGCCCTGACGATTCGACGAGCGTGATTGACGCATTGGTTGCGGTTTATCAGACAAAGCCTATCATTATTGCGATGTATGGTTGGTCAGGGATCAGGCGATCTCAAAGGCTACAGCAGCAGGTTTTAAGTGAGCTTTGGGAGCCTCTTGTTGAAGCGGTCGGTGAGCTATCGGTACAGCCGCTGCGATCACGCATTATCTTGTTTTTGGCCGAGCAAAAAGATACGGTTGCGGATAGGCAAGCAACGGCTTCCCAGTCCACTCCATCGACGGTCAGTGCACCCATTCGCCTAGATCCGTTGACCGCCATTACCCCTGAACATCTTGCTGAATGGATGGAGAGCGATGGCGTTTACCCAATGCTGAGTCAATTTGTGCCAGAAGCCTACCTTGGGGACTTGATTGACGAAGAGATTCTGGAATGGAGTACGGATCCAGTCAAGGCGATCGAAGAGATTTGCTACCTCTTCAAACTTGAAAATGGCATCGCTGATCTTGAGGTGGAATGGAGGCTGGCAGGATGA
- a CDS encoding MoxR family ATPase: MTTQAAMDYTYTGTDACQPPAEGIQDPKGREYFPYLPEPKLKKALNLAITLQRPLLLEGEPGCGKTRVASALAYELACKNLGQKPDESDKLEDWWNFYIWNITSTSRAQDGLYTYDAVGRLRDAQLIGADPKRLQKYLGDDAAALENRLQDKRRYRQFGALGQALQHQTYRPVVLIDEIDKADSDFPNDLLLELDELRFTIPETDNERVGPPEAHNKPIILITSNREKPLPEPFLRRCLYYYVTFPEEKILRRIIRARFGQRIAQKQAIVTIALEKFKTIQGLLQKQPGSRPPGTSELLEFLTALIQEQKPMEEAIAELENLADELPLLGTLIKTKADQDLYVQRQGTQRGKKVSDG; this comes from the coding sequence ATGACGACCCAAGCAGCAATGGATTACACCTACACAGGAACCGATGCCTGTCAGCCTCCGGCTGAAGGTATCCAAGATCCAAAAGGGCGTGAGTATTTTCCCTATTTGCCAGAGCCAAAGCTAAAAAAAGCGCTGAACTTGGCAATTACTTTGCAGCGTCCCCTATTGCTCGAAGGAGAACCTGGCTGTGGCAAGACGCGGGTAGCATCAGCGCTGGCTTACGAACTTGCCTGTAAGAATTTGGGCCAGAAACCAGACGAATCAGACAAGCTAGAGGACTGGTGGAACTTTTACATCTGGAATATTACCTCTACCAGTCGGGCTCAAGATGGACTGTATACCTACGATGCAGTGGGTCGGCTAAGGGATGCTCAGTTGATCGGAGCTGACCCCAAGCGCTTGCAGAAGTATTTAGGCGATGATGCAGCAGCCCTAGAAAATCGATTGCAAGACAAGAGGCGATATCGCCAGTTTGGTGCATTGGGACAAGCGCTGCAGCATCAAACTTATCGCCCCGTTGTTTTGATCGATGAAATTGATAAAGCTGACAGTGACTTTCCGAATGATTTACTGCTAGAACTCGATGAGCTGCGCTTTACGATTCCAGAAACGGATAATGAACGGGTTGGCCCCCCGGAAGCGCATAATAAGCCGATTATTCTCATTACGAGTAATCGCGAAAAGCCCTTGCCAGAGCCCTTTCTGCGGCGCTGTCTTTACTATTATGTGACCTTTCCTGAAGAGAAGATTCTTAGGCGGATTATTCGTGCTCGGTTTGGACAGCGGATTGCTCAGAAACAAGCCATTGTGACGATCGCACTGGAGAAATTTAAGACCATTCAAGGGCTGTTACAGAAGCAACCGGGTAGCCGCCCCCCTGGCACCAGTGAGTTGCTGGAATTTCTCACGGCTTTAATCCAGGAGCAAAAGCCGATGGAAGAAGCAATCGCAGAACTCGAAAATTTGGCCGATGAACTACCCCTGCTTGGAACACTGATTAAAACCAAAGCCGATCAGGACTTGTATGTCCAGAGGCAGGGGACTCAACGTGGGAAAAAGGTTTCTGATGGCTGA
- a CDS encoding formylglycine-generating enzyme family protein, translated as MVISSRRQHFPKDPTEQRVQAFKQRYGQQATHLAAHAAFPLTLTTDVVYCLRETFLPECPWYASADILLSGLCTPAGHDLYEMEAATRRYLLRYLRDQFTENRIKDLEHFMVAYLRHRLTTEDSDRSLILGEKPHWTALACLRPGKAFDEIRQTLEQLALGEVDSADRFRLASLVESYGDFLADRGYQPMLLDMADRVAEGEPVDATAELASDLKTAGFTVSLVDFEIATVTFGGAVAEVQEADLKSFDFRTVTVNDQGEEVHTETGQAFYFEEVLAENVHSLKLMAIPSGEFMMGSPEDEPGRYSDESPQHLVKVSPFFMGQTPVTQAQWRVVAALPEQEHDLNPDPARFKGDERPVEQVSWYEAVEFCARLSEHTGRTYRLPTEAEWEYACRADTATPFSFGPTITTELASYDGSVYLNEPEGNSRDETTPVGQFPPNAFGLYDMHGNLWEWCQDHWPESESYEGAPSDGSAWISENKDARRINRGGSWDFNPRNCRSACRNNNNPGFRYVVIGFRVVCEARSR; from the coding sequence ATGGTCATATCCTCGCGACGACAGCATTTTCCAAAAGATCCTACCGAGCAGCGGGTGCAGGCATTTAAGCAGCGCTACGGACAGCAAGCAACTCACTTAGCAGCCCATGCCGCCTTTCCGCTGACCTTGACAACGGATGTTGTATATTGCCTACGCGAGACTTTTTTGCCGGAATGCCCGTGGTACGCGTCAGCTGATATTTTATTGTCGGGGCTATGTACGCCTGCAGGACATGACCTTTACGAGATGGAGGCTGCAACCCGTCGCTATTTACTGCGCTACCTGCGCGATCAGTTTACCGAAAATCGAATCAAGGATCTGGAGCATTTTATGGTGGCCTATTTGCGCCATCGCTTGACTACAGAAGACTCGGATCGCTCCTTGATACTGGGAGAGAAACCCCACTGGACTGCTCTGGCTTGTCTTCGCCCTGGAAAGGCTTTCGATGAAATTCGGCAAACGCTGGAGCAGCTAGCCCTAGGGGAGGTAGATTCCGCCGATCGCTTTCGACTGGCATCGCTGGTAGAAAGTTATGGTGATTTCTTAGCCGATCGCGGCTATCAGCCGATGCTGCTGGATATGGCTGACCGGGTTGCTGAGGGGGAACCCGTCGATGCCACAGCTGAGTTAGCCAGTGACTTAAAGACTGCCGGTTTTACCGTAAGCCTGGTGGACTTTGAGATCGCAACGGTTACGTTTGGTGGGGCTGTTGCCGAAGTACAGGAAGCTGATCTGAAGTCCTTTGATTTCCGAACAGTGACGGTGAATGATCAAGGGGAGGAGGTGCATACAGAGACTGGCCAAGCTTTTTACTTTGAGGAAGTATTGGCAGAGAATGTTCACTCACTGAAGCTAATGGCCATCCCTAGTGGCGAATTTATGATGGGCTCCCCAGAAGATGAACCGGGGCGTTACAGTGATGAAAGCCCTCAGCACTTAGTGAAGGTTTCCCCGTTTTTTATGGGGCAGACACCGGTGACTCAGGCCCAGTGGCGAGTGGTAGCAGCTCTGCCCGAGCAAGAACACGACTTAAACCCTGACCCCGCCCGTTTCAAGGGCGATGAGCGCCCGGTGGAGCAGGTGTCTTGGTATGAGGCAGTAGAGTTCTGTGCGCGGCTGTCGGAGCATACGGGGCGAACCTATCGATTGCCGACGGAGGCGGAGTGGGAATATGCCTGCCGGGCTGATACGGCTACCCCATTCTCTTTTGGGCCAACGATCACAACAGAACTCGCCAGTTATGACGGCAGCGTGTACTTAAATGAGCCAGAAGGTAATTCACGGGATGAAACGACTCCGGTAGGCCAGTTTCCACCCAATGCCTTTGGGTTGTATGACATGCACGGCAATCTCTGGGAATGGTGTCAGGATCATTGGCCTGAAAGTGAAAGTTACGAGGGTGCCCCTTCAGATGGTTCGGCTTGGATATCTGAAAACAAAGATGCTCGGCGGATTAATCGCGGCGGTTCTTGGGACTTCAATCCGAGGAATTGCCGATCCGCGTGTCGCAACAACAACAATCCTGGCTTCCGCTACGTCGTTATCGGTTTTCGGGTAGTATGCGAGGCCCGTAGCCGCTAG
- a CDS encoding PT domain-containing protein: protein MTGRNYHIQPATQPVNQPAHQPVNQPTYQPDNQPDNQPDNQPENQPVNQPENQPDNQPNNRPENQPENLYV, encoded by the coding sequence ATCACTGGGCGTAATTATCATATCCAGCCTGCCACTCAGCCCGTCAATCAGCCTGCCCATCAGCCCGTCAATCAGCCCACCTATCAGCCCGATAATCAGCCCGATAATCAGCCCGATAATCAGCCCGAAAATCAGCCCGTCAATCAGCCCGAAAATCAGCCCGATAATCAACCCAATAATCGGCCCGAAAATCAGCCCGAAAATCTGTATGTATAG
- a CDS encoding Uma2 family endonuclease produces the protein MPPSTAITLMSFEDYAAYGNETEARYELVEGVLVEMTPPVLEHFLIAKFLEQVLDAEIKRTEQDWLCFREAGVRTGLRKSRLTDVCVVTMEQAREFQGSSVIFSTPPVLVIEVVSPDSITRDYRYKRTEYAALEVPEYWIVDPLESQVTVLEFNEGLYEETVFVGTQQIASSGFPELKLTVEDVLAAGNLPARE, from the coding sequence ATGCCACCATCAACCGCCATAACCCTGATGAGCTTTGAGGATTATGCTGCTTATGGCAATGAAACAGAAGCTCGCTATGAACTGGTAGAGGGAGTCCTGGTTGAGATGACGCCACCAGTGCTGGAGCATTTTTTGATTGCCAAGTTTCTGGAACAGGTATTAGACGCTGAAATTAAACGAACTGAGCAAGATTGGCTGTGTTTTCGAGAAGCAGGCGTCAGGACAGGACTGCGTAAATCTCGACTCACCGATGTCTGTGTGGTCACTATGGAGCAGGCACGGGAATTTCAGGGTTCATCCGTCATCTTTTCCACCCCGCCTGTCCTGGTGATAGAGGTGGTTAGCCCCGACTCTATCACCCGCGATTATCGCTACAAACGGACTGAATATGCGGCCCTGGAAGTCCCTGAATACTGGATTGTAGACCCACTAGAGTCGCAGGTGACCGTGCTGGAATTCAATGAAGGACTCTATGAGGAAACAGTATTTGTGGGGACTCAGCAGATTGCCTCTTCTGGATTTCCAGAGCTGAAGTTGACTGTCGAAGATGTTCTCGCGGCTGGTAACCTGCCTGCAAGGGAATAG